One genomic segment of Ricinus communis isolate WT05 ecotype wild-type chromosome 5, ASM1957865v1, whole genome shotgun sequence includes these proteins:
- the LOC8276095 gene encoding alpha/beta hydrolase domain-containing protein 17B, whose product MGAVTSTMAAKFAFFPPSPPSYEVEADEASGKLMMVGIGARENVDVLRIDTKRGNRVVAVYFKNPGASSTVLYSHGNAADLGQMYDLFFELSLHLKVNLMGYDYSGYGKSSGKPSEQNTYADIEAAYRCLEERYGVKEEDTILYGQSVGSGPTLDLATRLPKLRAVVLHSPIASGLRVMYPVKRTYWFDIYKNVDKIPMVNCPVLVIHGTSDDVVDWTHGKQLWDLCKEKYEPLWVKGGNHCDLELFPQYIKHLKKFISAVERSHLRNGSGPIRDQTANPRKSTDFRETSRPSIDQRDKIRQSVEQRENPRISTDHREKSRISIDRRDKSRKSVDHSEKENNNSSDHPEKARNSIDRFGDMIRSVGLCNIDCFRPTATAL is encoded by the exons ATGGGGGCGGTGACGTCAACGATGGCGGCGAAGTTCGCGTTCTTTCCGCCGAGTCCGCCGTCGTACGAGGTGGAAGCGGACGAGGCAAGCGGAAAGCTAATGATGGTCGGAATAGGAGCGAGAGAGAACGTTGACGTATTGAGAATAGATACGAAGAGAGGGAATAGAGTGGTGGCGGTGTATTTTAAGAATCCTGGAGCTAGTTCGACTGTGTTGTATTCTCATGGAAATGCAGCTGATCTGGGACAGATGTATGATTTGTTTTTTGAATTGAGTTTGCATCTTAAAGTCAACTTGATGGG GTATGATTATAGTGGATATGGAAAGTCTAGTGGAAAG CCATCTGAGCAGAATACTTATGCTGATATAGAAGCTGCATATAGGTGTCTTGAAGAGAGATATGGGGTGAAGGAAGAAGATACCATATTGTACGGTCAGTCGGTTGGAAGTGGACCTACTCTAGATTTGGCAACTCGGTTGCCGAAATTAAGAGCTGTGGTTCTACATAGTCCAATTGCTTCTGGCCTTCGTGTTATGTATCCAGTGAAGCGAACATATTGGTTTGACATCTACAAG AATGTTGATAAAATACCAATGGTCAATTGTCCAGTATTGGTGATACAT GGAACATCCGATGATGTTGTAGATTGGACTCACGGTAAACAGCTTTGGGATCTCTGTAAAGAGAAATATGAACCATTGTGGGTGAAGGGAGGAAATCATTGCGACTTAGAGCTTTTTCCGCAATACATTAAACATCTCAAGAAGTTTATATCAGCTGTTGAGAGGTCACATCTTAGAAATGGTTCTGGCCCAATCAGGGATCAAACAGCGAATCCCCGGAAGAGCACAGATTTTAGAGAGACTTCTAGACCAAGCATAGATCAGAGAGACAAGATCAGACAGAGTGTCGAGCAAAGAGAAAATCCTAGGATAAGCACAGACCATAGAGAGAAATCAAGAATTAGCATTGATAGGAGAGacaaatcaagaaaaagtGTGGATCACAGTGAGAAAGAGAATAATAATAGCTCAGACCATCCTGAAAAAGCAAGGAACAGCATTGATAG GTTTGGAGACATGATAAGATCAGTCGGACTATGCAACATTGATTGTTTCAGGCCCACTGCAACAGCTctctaa
- the LOC8277303 gene encoding GDSL esterase/lipase 7: MALIVLLVLFQLGSFASGAPLAPALFIFGDSLVDGGNNNFLPTHAQANYKPYGANFAAGTTGRFTNGKTVADFIAEFLGLPYVPPSMSAKDSIPVTGLNYASGSCGILTETGKQFGKCLSLDDQIGSFEAAVKTKLPKQFSSSNELFNYLSNSIYLFSVGSNDYIVNYLDPTSESSKHYTPQQFALLLTDKLSQSLQRLYNLGARKIVVFELGPIGCMPGLARKNEVQVEKCMEKANQLVSFFNKNLGAMLQSLRTTLPASKFVNGYAYWLSYDAISNPSKYGLTDSSNPCCTTAAHGSSVCIPNQPTCPNPGKFYFFDAYHPTEAANSILASRCINDKSVCSPPLNGLVKM, from the exons ATGGCACTAATTGTGTTGCTAGTCTTGTTTCAATTGGGGAGCTTCGCTAGTGGCGCACCATTGGCACCAGCGCTCTTTATTTTCGGAGACTCCCTCGTTGATGGCGGCAACAACAATTTCTTGCCAACCCATGCCCAGGCTAATTATAAACCTTATGGTGCCAATTTTGCTGCAGGAACTACTGGAAGATTTACTAATGGCAAAACTGTGGCTGATTTTATAg CTGAATTTCTTGGGCTGCCATATGTTCCTCCAAGTATGAGCGCAAAAGATTCGATCCCGGTTACAGGTTTAAATTATGCATCTGGATCTTGCGGCATTCTCACGGAAACAGGAAAACAATTT GGTAAATGCTTGAGTTTAGATGATCAGATTGGTTCATTTGAAGCTGCTGTAAAAACAAAGCTACCAAAACAATTCAGCAGCAGCAATGAGCTATTCAATTACTTGtcaaattctatatatttgtTCTCTGTAGGCAGCAACGATTACATAGTTAACTACCTTGATCCCACATCTGAATCAAGCAAACATTATACTCCCCAACAATTTGCTCTGCTTCTCACGGATAAGCTCTCCCAAAGTTTACag AGACTGTACAATTTGGGTGCTAGAAAGATTGTGGTGTTCGAACTTGGCCCAATTGGATGCATGCCAGGACTTGCAAGGAAAAATGAAGTACAAGTTGAGAAATGTATGGAGAAAGCAAACCAACTAGTCTCCTTCTTCAACAAAAATCTTGGTGCAATGCTTCAGAGTTTGAGAACCACTCTCCCTGCCTCCAAATTCGTCAATGGTTATGCTTATTGGTTAAGCTACGACGCTATCTCAAATCCTTCCAAATATG GTTTAACAGATTCCAGCAATCCTTGCTGCACAACCGCCGCCCATGGCAGCTCTGTGTGCATTCCGAACCAACCAACGTGCCCTAACCCGGGAAAGTTTTACTTCTTTGATGCTTATCATCCTACTGAAGCTGCAAATTCTATCTTAGCATCTCGTTGCATCAATGACAAATCTGTTTGTTCTCCTCCCTTAAATGGACTTGTAAAAATGTAA
- the LOC8276097 gene encoding F-box/kelch-repeat protein At5g15710, with amino-acid sequence MDGIGESSASGSTESIPKLSKSGDDDSCPRQVSPIRIGGSRNTSPLGRVGSRNTSPSRQKAVKTKPRGLDEETAATFGKAVQPDVQMEDNIWAMLPEDLLNEILARVPPFLIFRLRSVCKRWNSILQDSSFLKFHSQVPSHGPCLLTFWKNSLTPQCSVFSLPLKTWYRIPFAFLPQWAFWLVGSSGGLVCFSGLDGLTFKTLVCNPLTQTWRTLPTMHYNQQRQLILVVDRMDRSFKVIATSDIYGDKSLPTEVYDSKLDRWVLHQIMPAVNLCSSKMAYCDSRLYLETLSPLGLMMYRLDTGYWEHIPAKFPRSLLDGYLVAGTQKRLFLVGRIGLYSTLQSMRIWELDHAKIMWVEISRMPPKYFRALLRLSAERFECFGQDNLICFTSWNQGKGLLYDVDKRFWSWIAGCALQSYNSQVCFYEPRFDASIY; translated from the coding sequence ATGGATGGAATTGGAGAATCATCTGCATCTGGGTCTACTGAATCTATTCCTAAGTTGTCAAAAAGTGGTGATGATGATAGTTGTCCTAGGCAAGTGTCGCCTATTAGGATTGGTGGGTCGAGGAATACAAGCCCGTTGGGTCGTGTTGGCTCGAGGAATACTAGTCCTTCTAGACAGAAGGCTGTTAAGACGAAACCACGGGGTTTAGATGAGGAAACAGCAGCTACATTTGGTAAGGCTGTTCAGCCTGATGTTCAAATGGAGGATAACATATGGGCAATGTTGCCTGAAGATCTACTGAATGAGATTTTAGCCAGGGTTCCTCCTTTTTTGATATTTCGTCTTCGTTCAGTTTGCAAGAGGTGGAATTCTATTCTTCAAGACAGTAGTTTTCTTAAGTTTCATTCTCAAGTACCGTCTCATGGGCCTTGTCTTTTGACATTTTGGAAGAATTCGCTGACACCACAGTGTTCAGTTTTTAGCTTGCCTTTGAAAACTTGGTACAGAATTCCTTTTGCATTTTTACCACAGTGGGCATTTTGGTTGGTTGGTTCTTCAGGGGGGCTTGTTTGCTTTTCTGGTCTTGATGGGCTAACTTTCAAAACTTTAGTTTGTAATCCTCTCACTCAAACTTGGAGAACATTACCAACAATGCATTATAATCAACAAAGACAATTAATATTGGTTGTTGATAGAATGGATCGCTCATTTAAAGTGATAGCCACCAGTGATATATATGGTGATAAGTCATTGCCCACTGAAGTGTACGATTCAAAGCTCGACAGATGGGTGCTCCACCAAATAATGCCAGCAGTCAATCTCTGCTCCTCAAAGATGGCTTATTGTGACTCCAGATTGTATCTGGAAACTCTTTCACCACTTGGTTTGATGATGTATCGGCTTGACACAGGTTACTGGGAACACATTCCAGCTAAGTTCCCTCGGTCCTTGTTGGATGGTTATTTGGTGGCTGGCACTCAGAAGCGTCTGTTTCTAGTTGGAAGAATTGGCCTTTATAGTACTCTCCAAAGCATGAGGATTTGGGAATTGGATCATGCAAAAATTATGTGGGTGGAGATCAGTAGGATGCCACCAAAGTACTTTCGAGCTTTGTTAAGATTATCAGCTGAAAGATTTGAGTGCTTTGGACAGGATAACTTGATTTGCTTCACATCTTGGAACCAAGGAAAGGGCCTTCTATATGATGTAGATAAGAGGTTTTGGTCTTGGATTGCTGGGTGTGCTCTTCAGTCATATAACAGTCAGGTGTGTTTCTATGAGCCAAGATTTGATGCTTCCATCTACTGA
- the LOC8276098 gene encoding uncharacterized protein LOC8276098 isoform X2, translated as MKNTNKTKKIKNQEHQEMVHIRFMRSVLGLLFLLNALRGPYSYAHPHQDWKFEESKLVVDEDNVVSAQKGFLDGLSTTSARKIGFGGRKMVVHHEVMMGKEIEKADISGKENNGFVKDLQGSQDQYFNHQNMNNLKKSASLGTPKSEATVQLSNTSPNPKHTTQSSKKLPTKASLKSHSRSEKLLSDHHHHHHHHHQESQVTNPKGETQRLLEATKEIVNLMNKDYKGMDRPRRKPPINNHVPIH; from the exons ATGAAAAACAcaaacaaaaccaagaaaatcaagaatcaagaacACCAGGAAATGGTGCATATAAGGTTTATGAGATCAGTTCTAGGGCTTCTCTTTCTCTTGAATGCCCTTAGAGGGCCCTACTCTTATGCACATCCTCATCAGG ATTGGAAATTTGAGGAAAGTAAGCTTGTGGTGGATGAAGATAATGTTGTTTCTGCTCAAAAG GGATTTCTTGATGGTTTAAGCACTACAAGTGCAAGGAAAATTGGGTTTGGAGGAAGGAAAATGGTAGTTCATCATGAAGTCATGATgggaaaagaaattgagaaagcaGATATTTCAG GAAAGGAGAATAATGGATTTGTGAAGGATTTGCAAGGATCACAAGACCAATATTTCAATCATCAG AACATGAACAATTTGAAGAAGTCTGCCAGTTTGGGAACTCCAAAGAGTGAAGCAACAGTCCAACTCTCAAACACCAGCCCTAACCCTAAGCACACTACTCAAAGTTCCAAGAAACTGCCAACCAAAGCCAGCTTGAAAAGCCATTCAAGATCTGAGAAGTTGCTCTctgatcatcatcatcatcatcatcatcatcatcaagaaTCTCAAGTAACAAATCCAAAAGGTGAAACACAGAGGCTTCTTGAGGCAACCAAAGAGATTGTGAACTTAATGAACAAAGATTACAAGGGAATGGATAGGCCCCGCCGCAAGCCACCAATCAACAACCATGTTCCCATTCATTAA
- the LOC8277304 gene encoding GDSL esterase/lipase 7, with protein MKLLFLLVLYHLATFACGSPLAPALYVFGDSLFDSGNNNLLPTLAKADFQPYGVNFANGVTGRFTNGRTVADFIADFLRLPYPPPFLSIRKSTPLTGLNFASGCCGILPETGSFLGKCLSLSEQIDLFKATVKLELPKQFKSPKDLSKYLSKSIYIFSIGSNDYINYFDTSIFHFSKHQTPQEFAQLLLDKLSHYFEKLYNLGARKILMFEIGPIGCIPSITRPRHNKVENGKCKEEANQLVSFFNNKLAAMLQNLTSTLHGSTFVYGHANWLGYDAVIHPSRYGLMNTKNPCCKTWGNGTSGCIPWLAPCSNPNKHYFFDAYHLTETVCSSIASRCINDPSVCSPTVNELVRM; from the exons ATGAAACTGTTATTCTTGTTAGTTCTGTATCATTTGGCCACCTTCGCTTGTGGTTCGCCACTTGCACCAGCACTCTATGTTTTTGGAGATTCTTTATTTGATAGCGGAAATAACAATCTCTTGCCAACTCTTGCCAAGGCAGATTTCCAACCTTATGGCGTCAATTTTGCTAATGGAGTTACAGGAAGATTCACTAATGGTAGAACCGTTGCTGATTTTATTG CCGACTTTCTAAGGCTGCCATATCCTCCTCCATTCTTGAGCATTAGAAAATCAACTCCGCTTACGGGTTTGAATTTTGCATCTGGATGTTGTGGCATTCTTCCTGAAACTGGAAGTTTTCTG GGAAAATGCTTGAGTTTGAGTGAACAGATTGATTTGTTTAAAGCAACGGTTAAATTAGAGCTACCAAAGCAATTCAAAAGCCCAAAGGATCTTTCGAAATACTTATCAAAgtccatatatatattctctatAGGCAGTAATGACTACATAAATTACTTTGATACTTCAATCTTTCACTTCAGCAAACACCAGACTCCTCAAGAATTTGCCCAGCTTCTCTTGGACAAACTCTCTCATTATTTTGAG AAATTGTACAATTTGGGAGCCAGAAAGATCCTGATGTTTGAAATTGGACCCATTGGATGCATCCCATCAATCACAAGGCCGAGGCATAATAAAGTAGAGAATGGAAAATGTAAAGAAGAAGCAAACCAGCTAGTCTCATTCTTCAATAATAAACTTGCTGCAATGCTTCAAAACCTCACATCCACTCTCCATGGCTCCACATTCGTTTATGGCCATGCCAATTGGCTAGGTTATGATGCTGTTATTCATCCTTCCAGATATg GGTTAATGAACACAAAGAATCCTTGCTGCAAAACCTGGGGCAATGGGACATCTGGGTGCATTCCATGGCTAGCGCCATGctctaatccaaataaacacTATTTTTTCGATGCTTACCACCTTACTGAAACTGTATGCTCTTCCATAGCATCTCGTTGCATAAACGATCCATCAGTTTGTTCTCCGACAGTGAATGAGCTTGTGAGAATGTAA
- the LOC8276098 gene encoding uncharacterized protein LOC8276098 isoform X1, whose protein sequence is MKNTNKTKKIKNQEHQEMVHIRFMRSVLGLLFLLNALRGPYSYAHPHQDWKFEESKLVVDEDNVVSAQKGFLDGLSTTSARKIGFGGRKMVVHHEVMMGKEIEKADISGKENNGFVKDLQGSQDQYFNHQKNMNNLKKSASLGTPKSEATVQLSNTSPNPKHTTQSSKKLPTKASLKSHSRSEKLLSDHHHHHHHHHQESQVTNPKGETQRLLEATKEIVNLMNKDYKGMDRPRRKPPINNHVPIH, encoded by the exons ATGAAAAACAcaaacaaaaccaagaaaatcaagaatcaagaacACCAGGAAATGGTGCATATAAGGTTTATGAGATCAGTTCTAGGGCTTCTCTTTCTCTTGAATGCCCTTAGAGGGCCCTACTCTTATGCACATCCTCATCAGG ATTGGAAATTTGAGGAAAGTAAGCTTGTGGTGGATGAAGATAATGTTGTTTCTGCTCAAAAG GGATTTCTTGATGGTTTAAGCACTACAAGTGCAAGGAAAATTGGGTTTGGAGGAAGGAAAATGGTAGTTCATCATGAAGTCATGATgggaaaagaaattgagaaagcaGATATTTCAG GAAAGGAGAATAATGGATTTGTGAAGGATTTGCAAGGATCACAAGACCAATATTTCAATCATCAG AAGAACATGAACAATTTGAAGAAGTCTGCCAGTTTGGGAACTCCAAAGAGTGAAGCAACAGTCCAACTCTCAAACACCAGCCCTAACCCTAAGCACACTACTCAAAGTTCCAAGAAACTGCCAACCAAAGCCAGCTTGAAAAGCCATTCAAGATCTGAGAAGTTGCTCTctgatcatcatcatcatcatcatcatcatcatcaagaaTCTCAAGTAACAAATCCAAAAGGTGAAACACAGAGGCTTCTTGAGGCAACCAAAGAGATTGTGAACTTAATGAACAAAGATTACAAGGGAATGGATAGGCCCCGCCGCAAGCCACCAATCAACAACCATGTTCCCATTCATTAA